The proteins below come from a single Crossiella sp. CA-258035 genomic window:
- a CDS encoding diguanylate cyclase gives MAALGAERAKNGKAGALIATAWQLRWRAPELSRMLSERAAELAVADGDEHTRLRAETLTLFALNRLGQGVVVAERAVASLRAAEALDETELAWRLRVELANAARVVGAPLTGFAVLRPVLEAGTAPKGLRAAAMVQLVDCLAHLGSVPELTEALAEADQLYGEDPDLEPDIVLVLRGLLHSVASAHHRRWGDLPAAVHAAREGLALLDQLTDPAADSGHARARLILQLVCALLDSNRPGEARSAAYDLLEQAVRAPVASSVGWIRLALATRLYLPSGQPELAAELLGATADSAQRHGLEPLLAESLTALAHVHEMGGDYADALSCLRTAYAAERRRQRAVHAVRVALIEQIPVPQLHGETAAGLREQVTAMLRRGRVRRDTPRGAVPMLRRTAAEIDDLTGLLNQSGFRRRLDAVVNGGDPGHALTLVLFDVGKLDETAPHHVSEQLLRTVADRVRDTAPQQAAVARVGGEELAVLLPGATQDQAQRWAEQLRTEVAGLSPALPVTVNTGVAQHRPGTRADVLITEADRALARAKHATTPPRFRAADLPTPARRANTNDHPPTTHRAPVTSDFATAPREAPTADSPTPAAATHQLTGEFTTPAAAHRQSPPSDFTTPATTAHHTPSSGHTTPTDQTPPSGFTSPAAATGQALPRDFATSTAATGQQPPGDFATSTEATGQAQSIEFATSAAAIRQAPSDDFATPAEATGQAQPDDFATSAAATSRAPSIESGTPAAATDQTPPDDFATPTSVTGQTPPDEFSTPAMATHHMSSGEFRIPAAADHQAPSGEFSAPAAATHAASTGEFPAVTRPQPTSEPDPAPPAGQHAASTGEPESVPTGHRQPTRAETTGTSPARATTGEFPAPADNFSAPTRAADFPAPASRAATTGEFDTPAAATTGEFPAQPATRTPTGEFPAPAATRPTPAESTGSHARPDSTGRRVAPEARFAALPPMEHPVPEPEALGQSEAPLFFEAPTAPQPIITDQTPRPAELDAAALTGSRPVAAEPVAAPADFASVRAATVDYDEPAPEVTPEPEPETSAEPEPAPRPEPEPVAAEPPVAEEPAPAPEVRTRRRSSSLAEALDFDWAQALRDTEPETGYEPALPPPPRSAEPQADIPDRTAERQGAARRQEAPRQEPAHREAGHRELGHQQFGHHEVRHQEAGHREPGHQETAHQEAGREEAAHQDPAHQDAGHRNAAHQDPGHRDGVHQNAGYQDATHREFGHRDGVHQEFAQPEPRHPDLAPRESEPAEHLPPEAAPHPDLMPRETEPADQSPTWSDTSADAPERRSRGDAKLAELLAEALAAYETGRREDPETDYADPAPKPESAPEPPAPAYPGNEPPRPAYPASAEPIYPPAASYPASAAPAYPGESSYPADSSYPAYPSDPATPSYQRNQPNPPVTIIGPTTPADLLHNRITVHRAETSGYHQPVQPPPPEDDDGPFTGRCGPQITGAPDPFAGPEPDPFGYARAMDATVNASMLPEPPRYPEVEDPTEPQPRVVDGPREQAWTPPKRDSSFG, from the coding sequence GTGGCGGCCTTGGGCGCAGAGCGGGCGAAGAACGGCAAGGCGGGGGCACTGATCGCCACCGCCTGGCAGCTTCGTTGGCGTGCGCCGGAGCTGAGCCGGATGCTCAGCGAACGGGCCGCCGAACTCGCCGTCGCCGACGGTGACGAGCACACCCGCCTCCGGGCCGAGACGCTGACGCTGTTCGCGCTCAACCGTCTCGGCCAGGGGGTGGTCGTCGCCGAACGCGCGGTGGCCTCGCTGCGGGCCGCCGAGGCCCTGGACGAGACCGAGCTGGCCTGGCGGCTGCGGGTCGAACTGGCCAACGCGGCCAGGGTGGTCGGCGCGCCGCTGACCGGTTTCGCCGTGCTCCGCCCCGTGCTGGAGGCGGGCACGGCGCCCAAGGGCCTGCGCGCGGCGGCCATGGTCCAGCTGGTGGACTGCCTGGCCCACCTGGGCAGCGTGCCGGAACTCACCGAGGCGCTGGCCGAGGCCGACCAGCTCTACGGCGAGGACCCGGACCTGGAGCCGGACATCGTGCTGGTGCTGCGCGGCCTGCTGCACTCGGTGGCCTCGGCGCACCACCGCCGCTGGGGCGACCTGCCCGCGGCGGTGCACGCCGCCAGGGAGGGCCTTGCCCTGCTGGACCAGCTCACCGACCCGGCAGCCGACAGCGGCCACGCCCGCGCCCGGCTGATCCTGCAGCTGGTGTGCGCCCTGCTGGACTCCAACCGCCCCGGCGAGGCGCGGTCAGCCGCGTACGACCTGCTCGAGCAGGCGGTCCGCGCCCCGGTCGCCTCCAGCGTCGGCTGGATCCGGCTGGCTCTGGCCACCCGCCTGTACCTGCCTTCCGGCCAGCCCGAGCTGGCCGCCGAGCTGCTCGGCGCCACCGCCGACTCGGCCCAGCGCCACGGCCTGGAGCCGCTGCTGGCGGAAAGCCTGACCGCGCTCGCCCACGTGCACGAGATGGGCGGCGACTACGCGGACGCGCTGTCCTGCCTGCGCACGGCCTACGCCGCCGAACGCAGGCGGCAGCGCGCGGTGCACGCGGTCCGGGTCGCGCTGATCGAACAGATCCCGGTGCCCCAGTTGCACGGCGAGACCGCGGCCGGCCTGCGCGAGCAGGTCACCGCGATGCTGCGCCGGGGCCGGGTGCGCAGGGACACCCCACGCGGCGCGGTCCCGATGCTGCGCCGCACCGCGGCCGAGATCGACGACCTCACCGGCCTGCTGAACCAGAGCGGCTTCCGCCGCAGACTCGACGCGGTGGTCAACGGCGGCGACCCCGGCCACGCCCTCACCCTGGTCCTGTTCGACGTCGGCAAACTTGACGAGACCGCGCCGCACCACGTCAGTGAGCAACTGCTGCGCACGGTCGCCGACCGCGTCCGCGACACCGCCCCGCAGCAGGCCGCCGTGGCCCGCGTCGGCGGCGAGGAGCTCGCGGTCCTGCTCCCCGGCGCCACCCAGGACCAGGCCCAGCGCTGGGCCGAACAACTCCGCACCGAGGTCGCGGGCCTGTCCCCAGCGCTGCCGGTCACGGTGAACACCGGCGTCGCCCAGCACCGCCCAGGCACCAGAGCCGACGTCCTCATCACCGAGGCCGACCGCGCCCTGGCCCGAGCCAAACACGCCACCACCCCCCCTCGCTTCCGCGCCGCCGACCTCCCCACCCCAGCCCGCCGCGCGAACACCAACGACCACCCACCCACCACCCACCGCGCCCCCGTCACCAGCGACTTCGCCACCGCCCCCCGCGAGGCGCCAACGGCGGATTCCCCCACTCCCGCGGCAGCCACCCACCAGCTGACAGGCGAGTTCACCACCCCAGCCGCGGCCCACCGCCAGTCGCCACCGAGCGACTTCACCACCCCAGCCACAACCGCCCACCACACTCCGTCGAGCGGGCACACCACCCCCACTGACCAAACCCCGCCCAGCGGCTTCACCAGCCCCGCTGCCGCCACCGGTCAGGCCCTGCCACGCGATTTCGCCACCTCCACTGCCGCGACCGGTCAGCAGCCGCCGGGCGATTTCGCCACCTCCACCGAGGCCACCGGCCAGGCTCAGTCGATCGAGTTCGCTACTTCCGCCGCGGCCATCCGCCAGGCTCCGTCGGACGATTTCGCCACCCCCGCCGAGGCCACCGGCCAAGCTCAGCCGGACGATTTCGCTACCTCCGCCGCAGCCACCAGTCGGGCTCCGTCGATCGAGTCCGGCACTCCCGCCGCGGCCACTGACCAGACTCCGCCGGACGATTTCGCCACCCCGACCTCGGTCACCGGCCAGACTCCGCCCGACGAGTTCAGCACCCCGGCAATGGCCACGCACCACATGTCATCCGGCGAGTTCCGCATCCCGGCAGCCGCCGACCACCAGGCGCCATCCGGCGAGTTCTCCGCACCGGCGGCAGCCACCCACGCGGCATCGACCGGCGAGTTCCCGGCCGTCACCCGCCCCCAGCCCACCAGCGAGCCCGACCCCGCGCCCCCGGCAGGCCAGCACGCGGCTTCCACCGGCGAGCCCGAGTCAGTCCCCACCGGCCACCGCCAGCCCACCCGAGCCGAGACCACCGGCACATCGCCGGCTCGCGCCACCACCGGCGAGTTCCCGGCCCCGGCCGACAACTTCTCCGCACCCACCCGCGCCGCCGACTTCCCGGCCCCGGCCAGCCGCGCCGCAACCACCGGCGAGTTCGACACCCCCGCCGCGGCCACCACCGGCGAGTTCCCCGCCCAGCCAGCCACCCGCACCCCCACCGGCGAGTTCCCGGCCCCGGCCGCCACCCGACCCACTCCCGCCGAATCCACCGGCAGCCACGCCCGCCCTGACTCCACCGGCCGCCGGGTCGCCCCGGAAGCCAGGTTCGCCGCGTTGCCGCCCATGGAGCACCCGGTGCCGGAGCCGGAGGCGCTCGGGCAGTCCGAGGCGCCGTTGTTCTTCGAGGCCCCGACCGCGCCGCAGCCGATCATCACCGACCAGACGCCGCGGCCGGCCGAGCTCGACGCGGCCGCGTTAACCGGGTCGCGGCCGGTGGCGGCGGAACCGGTCGCGGCGCCAGCGGACTTCGCGTCGGTGCGGGCGGCCACTGTCGACTACGACGAGCCCGCGCCCGAGGTCACGCCGGAACCGGAGCCGGAAACATCCGCCGAGCCGGAGCCAGCCCCGCGGCCCGAACCCGAACCGGTGGCCGCCGAGCCGCCCGTTGCCGAGGAACCGGCGCCGGCCCCGGAAGTCCGGACGCGGCGCAGGTCCTCGTCGCTGGCGGAGGCGTTGGACTTCGACTGGGCGCAGGCGTTGCGGGACACCGAGCCGGAGACCGGGTACGAGCCCGCGCTGCCCCCGCCGCCCCGGTCCGCCGAACCCCAGGCCGACATCCCGGACCGGACGGCCGAGCGCCAGGGAGCGGCGCGGCGCCAAGAGGCCCCGCGCCAGGAGCCCGCACACCGGGAGGCCGGGCACCGGGAGTTGGGGCACCAGCAGTTCGGGCACCACGAGGTCAGGCATCAAGAGGCCGGGCACCGGGAACCCGGGCACCAAGAGACGGCGCACCAAGAGGCCGGGCGCGAGGAGGCGGCGCACCAGGATCCCGCGCACCAGGACGCCGGGCACCGAAACGCCGCGCACCAGGATCCCGGGCACCGGGACGGCGTGCACCAAAACGCCGGGTACCAGGACGCCACGCACCGAGAATTCGGGCACCGGGACGGCGTGCACCAGGAGTTCGCGCAGCCGGAGCCGCGGCACCCGGACCTCGCCCCGCGGGAGTCCGAGCCAGCCGAGCACCTGCCCCCCGAGGCCGCCCCGCACCCGGACCTCATGCCCCGCGAAACCGAGCCCGCCGACCAATCCCCAACCTGGTCCGACACCTCGGCAGACGCGCCCGAACGCCGGTCCCGTGGTGACGCCAAGCTCGCCGAACTGCTCGCCGAGGCCCTCGCCGCCTACGAGACCGGCCGCCGCGAGGACCCCGAGACCGACTACGCCGACCCGGCCCCCAAACCGGAAAGCGCTCCCGAGCCCCCGGCACCCGCCTACCCGGGCAACGAACCGCCCCGCCCCGCCTACCCAGCCTCAGCGGAGCCCATCTACCCGCCCGCCGCCAGCTACCCCGCCTCAGCGGCACCCGCCTACCCAGGCGAATCCAGCTACCCGGCCGATTCGAGCTACCCCGCCTACCCCAGCGACCCGGCCACGCCCTCCTACCAGCGCAACCAGCCCAACCCCCCGGTCACCATCATCGGCCCCACCACCCCGGCCGACCTCCTGCACAACCGGATCACCGTCCACCGCGCCGAGACCAGCGGCTACCACCAGCCCGTGCAGCCCCCGCCGCCCGAGGACGACGACGGCCCCTTCACCGGTCGCTGCGGCCCCCAGATCACCGGGGCGCCCGATCCGTTCGCTGGGCCTGAGCCGGATCCGTTCGGGTATGCCAGGGCCATGGATGCCACCGTGAATGCCTCGATGCTGCCGGAGCCGCCGCGCTATCCCGAGGTGGAGGACCCGACCGAGCCGCAGCCGCGGGTGGTCGACGGGCCCCGGGAACAGGCGTGGACGCCGCCGAAGCGGGACTCGTCCTTCGGGTGA
- a CDS encoding thioesterase family protein: MPVYITQVRPRWADMDVFNHVNHAAVVTLLEEARAGLLFVEAARLGFTDMANGLVLSRLEVEYKGQLRYTGGDVHAEVSIEDLRHASFVVRHTLHTGPSAGDPVAAVARTTLVPFDVSAQRPRRLSGAEREFLAGYQVGESVG, translated from the coding sequence ATGCCCGTATACATCACGCAGGTGCGGCCGCGCTGGGCCGACATGGACGTGTTCAACCATGTCAACCACGCGGCCGTGGTCACCCTGCTGGAGGAGGCCCGGGCCGGGCTGCTGTTCGTGGAGGCGGCGCGGCTCGGGTTCACCGACATGGCCAACGGCCTGGTGCTGTCCCGGCTGGAAGTCGAGTACAAGGGCCAGCTGCGCTACACCGGCGGTGACGTCCACGCCGAGGTGAGCATCGAGGATCTGCGACACGCCAGCTTCGTGGTGCGGCACACTCTGCACACGGGCCCGTCGGCGGGGGATCCGGTCGCGGCGGTCGCCAGGACCACGCTGGTCCCCTTCGACGTGTCCGCACAACGACCACGACGACTGAGTGGAGCCGAGCGGGAGTTCCTCGCCGGTTACCAGGTGGGGGAGAGTGTTGGCTGA
- a CDS encoding NAD-glutamate dehydrogenase, translating into MKPTGAPLGAAPSRTETTDPESTPEVPASPEQVRDELLARAAATAPEIGDLIQLYYRHAPAEEVTDDEPAVLAGTVRSHYELAASRVPGRPAIRVLNPSTGADGWSCPATVVQIVTDDMPYLVDSVAAELSRGGVQAQRVVHPIVVVRRDVTGGLLEVLTDADPVDPPADALAESWMYLEVDLITDPDRARELKQRLLSVLNDVREVVEDTDKMIGTATQLADELTSNPPPLSGTEVADGAALLRWLAEDHFTFLGYRHYELVRDTPDGDPALRAVLASGLGVLRQDSLAARSLTAGPDSAAQALAPELLVLTQASAPSTVHRSVYPYYVGVKTFGPDGEVTGEHRFLGVLTTIALHENVLDIPVIQHRVREVIRRAGFPLESYSGQRMLEEIQNYPRTELFSTDIDGLYDTITKVLALAERRRLRLFLRRDPYRRFYSCLVYLPRDRYTTTSRLAMQEVLLAELSGTSLEYSARIGESQLARVHFMVHTDPTVDSEPDAARIQQQLTDAVRSWDDLMVDAVLAERRAQAETAGQPVSTGSESATELGQRYALSFPEAYKEDFSAEEGLADLRKLQGLLDQEGQSALSFYVPEHAEPGERRFKLYLCGRRVTLSQVLPMLQRMGVEVVDERPYEIRREDGAQCWIFDFGLRLEAAVLDRIATEDLDTVRIRFQEAFAAAWRGQAEVDGFNQLVLRAGLTWRQAALLRAYAKYLRQARTPYSQDYIEDAVLAHTEVATALVRLFEARFDPALSAETRNSQTENLRAELAARIDEVTSLDADRILRSFLNLINATLRTNYFWRDERGEPRPYVAFKLEPRSIPDLPEPRPRFEIFVYSPRIEGVHLRFGPVARGGLRWSDRREDFRTEILGLVKAQAVKNAVIVPVGAKGGFVVKQPPKPTGDAGLDREATWNEGIACYKMFISGLLDLTDNLAAGPDGSTVIPADQVVRHDGDDTYLVVAADKGTATFSDIANGVAKDYGFWLGDAFASGGSVGYDHKAMGITARGAWESVKRHFRELGVDTQTEEFTVVGVGDMSGDVFGNGMLLSEHIRLVAAFDHRHIFLDPDPDAAASFAERRRMFELPRSSWDDYDRTKISEGGGVFPRGAKSIPVSPQVAAALGLPEGTTKLSPPELMKAILLAPVDLLWNGGIGTYVKASTESHAEVGDKANDALRVDGGALRVKVVGEGGNLGLTQLGRIEFARAGGKVNTDALDNSAGVDCSDHEVNIKILLDRLVADGRLDGAQRNELLAEMTDEVAELVLADNYRQNAVLGISRAHAAPMLSVHARLVADLEKRTGLDRTLEALPSRSQFKQLETAGQGLTSPELATLLAHVKLALKDEVLASDLPESGAFARRLPEYFPSALRERFGEAIPRHPLHREITTTLLVNEVVDGGGVSFAFRLTEELNASATDAVRAFAIVTKVFDLPSLWRAVDELDNVVPTAVADEIILEIRRLLDRACRWLLSNRPQPLAVGAEIARFQSLVGEVGPDTIELLRGREREQVLEHAEKLVADGVPVELARRVASLLHTYCLLDVTEVAELAERDNVVGEHSQREAADMYFALSEHLDVDRMLTSVSALERGNRWHALARLALRDDLYASLREITLDVLRTSDVGDSVAEKIEKWEQANSSRLARARAALQEIKEVGKLDLPTLSVVARRVRSIVR; encoded by the coding sequence ATGAAACCGACCGGAGCACCGTTGGGCGCCGCACCGTCACGCACCGAGACCACCGACCCCGAGTCCACCCCCGAAGTGCCCGCCAGCCCCGAACAGGTCCGCGACGAGCTGTTGGCTCGCGCCGCCGCGACCGCGCCGGAGATCGGCGATCTCATCCAGCTCTACTACCGCCACGCCCCGGCGGAGGAGGTCACCGACGACGAGCCCGCCGTGCTCGCCGGGACCGTCCGCTCGCACTACGAGCTCGCCGCCAGCCGGGTGCCCGGCAGGCCCGCGATCCGGGTGCTCAACCCCAGCACCGGCGCCGACGGCTGGAGCTGCCCGGCGACCGTGGTGCAGATCGTCACCGACGACATGCCCTACCTGGTGGACTCGGTGGCCGCCGAGCTCTCCCGGGGCGGCGTGCAGGCCCAGCGCGTGGTGCACCCCATCGTCGTGGTGCGCAGGGACGTCACCGGCGGGCTGCTCGAGGTGCTCACCGACGCGGACCCGGTCGACCCGCCGGCCGACGCGCTGGCCGAGTCCTGGATGTACCTGGAAGTCGACCTCATCACCGACCCGGACCGCGCGCGTGAGCTGAAGCAGCGGCTGCTCTCGGTGCTCAACGACGTCCGCGAGGTCGTCGAGGACACCGACAAGATGATCGGCACCGCCACCCAGCTGGCCGACGAGCTGACCAGCAACCCGCCGCCGCTGTCCGGCACCGAGGTGGCCGACGGCGCCGCGCTGCTGCGCTGGCTCGCCGAGGACCACTTCACCTTCCTCGGCTACCGGCACTACGAGCTGGTCAGGGACACCCCGGACGGCGACCCGGCACTGCGCGCGGTGCTCGCCTCCGGCCTCGGCGTGCTGCGCCAGGACAGCCTGGCCGCGCGCAGCCTCACCGCGGGCCCGGACTCCGCGGCCCAGGCGCTGGCGCCCGAGCTGCTGGTGCTGACCCAGGCCTCCGCGCCCTCCACCGTGCACCGCTCGGTCTACCCGTACTACGTGGGCGTGAAGACCTTCGGCCCGGACGGCGAGGTCACCGGCGAGCACCGCTTCCTCGGCGTGCTGACCACCATCGCGCTGCACGAGAACGTGCTGGACATCCCGGTCATCCAGCACCGGGTGCGCGAGGTCATCCGCCGCGCCGGGTTCCCGCTGGAGTCCTACTCCGGGCAGCGGATGCTGGAGGAGATCCAGAACTACCCGCGCACCGAGCTGTTCTCCACCGACATCGACGGCCTCTACGACACCATCACCAAGGTGCTCGCGCTGGCCGAGCGCCGCCGCCTGCGGCTGTTCCTGCGCCGCGACCCGTACCGCCGCTTCTACTCCTGCCTGGTCTACCTGCCGCGCGACCGCTACACCACGACCTCGCGGCTGGCCATGCAGGAGGTGCTGCTGGCCGAGCTGTCCGGCACCTCGCTGGAGTACAGCGCCAGGATCGGGGAGTCCCAGCTGGCGCGGGTGCACTTCATGGTGCACACCGACCCGACCGTGGACAGCGAGCCGGACGCCGCCCGGATCCAGCAGCAGCTCACCGATGCGGTGCGCAGCTGGGACGACCTGATGGTGGACGCGGTGCTGGCCGAGCGGCGGGCCCAGGCCGAGACGGCGGGACAGCCGGTGAGCACGGGCTCGGAGTCCGCCACCGAGCTGGGCCAGCGGTACGCGCTGTCCTTCCCGGAGGCGTACAAGGAGGACTTCTCCGCCGAGGAGGGCCTGGCCGACCTGCGCAAGCTGCAGGGCCTGCTCGACCAGGAGGGCCAGTCCGCGCTCTCCTTCTACGTGCCGGAGCACGCCGAGCCGGGTGAGCGCCGGTTCAAGCTCTACCTGTGCGGGCGCAGGGTCACCCTGTCCCAGGTGCTGCCGATGCTGCAGCGGATGGGCGTGGAGGTCGTCGACGAGCGGCCCTACGAGATCCGCCGCGAGGACGGCGCCCAGTGCTGGATCTTCGACTTCGGCCTGCGGCTGGAGGCCGCGGTGCTGGACCGGATCGCCACCGAGGACCTGGACACGGTCCGCATCCGCTTCCAGGAGGCATTCGCCGCCGCCTGGCGCGGTCAGGCCGAGGTGGACGGGTTCAACCAGCTGGTGCTGCGCGCCGGGCTGACCTGGCGGCAGGCCGCGCTGCTGCGCGCCTACGCCAAGTACCTGCGCCAGGCCCGCACGCCGTACAGCCAGGACTACATCGAGGACGCCGTGCTGGCGCACACCGAGGTGGCCACCGCGCTGGTCCGGCTGTTCGAGGCCCGCTTCGACCCGGCGCTGTCGGCGGAGACCAGGAACTCGCAGACGGAGAACCTGCGCGCGGAGCTGGCGGCCCGGATCGACGAGGTCACCAGCCTGGACGCGGACCGCATCCTGCGCAGCTTCCTCAACCTGATCAACGCCACCCTGCGCACCAACTACTTCTGGCGCGACGAGCGGGGTGAGCCGCGGCCGTACGTGGCCTTCAAGCTGGAGCCCAGGTCCATCCCCGACCTGCCGGAGCCGCGGCCGCGGTTCGAGATCTTCGTCTACTCGCCCAGGATCGAGGGCGTGCACCTGCGCTTCGGCCCGGTGGCCCGCGGCGGCCTGCGCTGGTCCGACCGGCGGGAGGACTTCCGCACCGAGATCCTCGGCCTGGTCAAGGCGCAGGCGGTGAAGAACGCGGTGATCGTGCCGGTCGGCGCCAAGGGTGGCTTCGTGGTCAAGCAGCCGCCCAAGCCCACCGGGGACGCCGGCCTGGACCGCGAGGCGACCTGGAACGAGGGCATCGCCTGCTACAAGATGTTCATCTCCGGCCTGCTCGACCTGACCGACAACCTCGCCGCGGGGCCGGATGGCAGCACCGTGATCCCGGCCGACCAGGTGGTGCGGCACGACGGTGACGACACCTACCTGGTGGTCGCCGCGGACAAGGGCACCGCGACCTTCTCCGACATCGCCAACGGCGTGGCCAAGGACTACGGCTTCTGGCTGGGCGACGCCTTCGCCTCCGGCGGCTCGGTCGGCTACGACCACAAGGCCATGGGCATCACCGCCCGCGGCGCCTGGGAGAGCGTGAAGCGGCACTTCCGCGAGCTGGGGGTGGACACCCAGACCGAGGAGTTCACCGTGGTCGGCGTCGGCGACATGTCCGGCGACGTCTTCGGCAACGGCATGCTGCTCTCCGAGCACATCCGGCTGGTGGCCGCCTTCGACCACCGGCACATCTTCCTGGACCCGGACCCGGACGCGGCAGCCAGCTTCGCCGAGCGGCGGCGGATGTTCGAGCTGCCCCGCTCCTCCTGGGACGACTACGACCGGACCAAGATCAGCGAGGGCGGCGGGGTGTTCCCGCGCGGCGCCAAGTCGATCCCGGTCAGCCCGCAGGTGGCCGCGGCGCTCGGCCTGCCCGAGGGCACCACGAAGCTGTCCCCGCCGGAGCTGATGAAGGCCATCCTGCTGGCCCCGGTGGACCTGCTGTGGAACGGCGGCATCGGCACCTACGTCAAGGCATCCACCGAGTCGCACGCCGAGGTCGGCGACAAGGCCAACGACGCGCTGCGGGTGGACGGCGGGGCGCTGCGGGTCAAGGTGGTCGGCGAGGGCGGCAACCTGGGCCTGACCCAGCTCGGCCGGATCGAGTTCGCCAGGGCGGGCGGCAAGGTCAACACCGACGCGCTGGACAACTCCGCCGGGGTGGACTGCTCCGACCACGAGGTCAACATCAAGATCCTGCTGGACCGGCTGGTCGCCGACGGCAGGCTGGACGGCGCGCAGCGCAACGAGCTGCTGGCCGAGATGACCGACGAGGTCGCCGAGCTGGTGCTGGCGGACAACTACCGGCAGAACGCGGTGCTCGGCATCAGCCGCGCGCACGCCGCGCCGATGCTGTCCGTGCACGCCAGGCTGGTCGCCGACCTGGAGAAGCGCACCGGCCTGGACCGCACCCTGGAGGCGCTGCCCAGCCGGAGCCAGTTCAAGCAGCTGGAGACCGCCGGCCAGGGCCTGACCTCGCCGGAGCTGGCCACGCTGCTCGCGCACGTCAAGCTGGCGCTCAAGGACGAGGTGCTGGCCAGCGACCTGCCGGAGTCCGGCGCGTTCGCCAGGCGGCTGCCGGAGTACTTCCCCTCCGCGCTGCGCGAACGCTTCGGCGAGGCCATCCCGAGGCACCCGCTGCACCGGGAGATCACCACCACGTTGCTGGTCAACGAGGTGGTCGACGGCGGCGGCGTGTCCTTCGCCTTCCGGCTGACCGAGGAGCTCAACGCCAGCGCCACCGACGCGGTGCGCGCCTTCGCCATCGTGACCAAGGTCTTCGACCTGCCGTCGCTGTGGCGGGCGGTGGACGAGCTGGACAACGTGGTGCCCACCGCGGTGGCCGACGAGATCATCCTGGAGATCCGGCGGCTGCTGGACCGGGCCTGCCGCTGGCTGCTGTCCAACCGGCCGCAGCCGCTGGCCGTCGGCGCGGAGATCGCCCGCTTCCAGAGCCTGGTCGGCGAGGTCGGTCCGGACACCATCGAGCTGCTGCGCGGCCGGGAACGCGAGCAGGTGCTCGAGCACGCGGAGAAGCTGGTCGCCGACGGCGTGCCGGTCGAGCTGGCCCGCCGGGTCGCCTCGCTGCTGCACACCTACTGCCTGCTCGACGTCACCGAGGTGGCCGAGCTGGCCGAGCGGGACAACGTGGTCGGCGAGCACAGTCAGCGGGAGGCCGCCGACATGTACTTCGCCCTGTCGGAGCACCTGGACGTGGACCGCATGCTCACCTCGGTGAGCGCGCTGGAACGCGGCAACCGCTGGCACGCGCTGGCCAGGCTGGCCCTGCGGGACGACCTCTACGCCTCGCTGCGGGAGATCACCCTGGACGTGCTGCGCACCAGCGACGTGGGCGACAGCGTGGCGGAGAAGATCGAGAAGTGGGAGCAGGCCAACTCGTCCAGGCTGGCCCGCGCCCGCGCCGCGCTGCAGGAGATCAAGGAAGTCGGCAAGCTGGACCTGCCGACGCTGTCGGTGGTGGCCCGCCGGGTGCGCAGTATCGTCCGCTGA
- a CDS encoding EamA family transporter, whose product MNTARATVLVLTAAVLFGTTGTAQALGPTGLDPLTVGSARVALAGALLLGLALLRGAFRGLPRASWPLVVVGAAGVALFQVGFFSGVSMAGVAVGTITALGSCPVWTGLVQWLVTRERPSGTWLAATALAVAGVGTLVLASPSGTGNAADAALGAALALAAGLGYAVYTVCAARMISAGQRSDGVMGLLFAGGGLVLLPMLLWRWPGGLDGGDPAWLSGLAVVGYLVLVPTVLAYLLFGAGLRVLPAATVATLTLAEPVVAALLGVLVLGEPFTAGGGIGALLVLAGLGLLALPSRAKRREPVVPAA is encoded by the coding sequence ATGAACACCGCACGCGCCACCGTCCTGGTCCTCACCGCCGCCGTGCTGTTCGGCACCACCGGCACGGCACAGGCCCTCGGCCCCACCGGCCTCGACCCGCTGACCGTCGGCTCGGCCAGGGTGGCGCTGGCCGGGGCGCTGCTGCTCGGCCTGGCCCTGCTGCGCGGGGCCTTCCGCGGGCTGCCCCGGGCTTCCTGGCCGCTGGTCGTGGTCGGCGCGGCCGGGGTGGCGCTGTTCCAGGTCGGGTTCTTCTCCGGGGTGTCGATGGCCGGGGTCGCGGTCGGCACGATCACCGCGCTCGGCTCCTGCCCGGTGTGGACCGGGCTGGTGCAGTGGCTGGTGACCAGGGAACGGCCCAGCGGGACCTGGCTGGCCGCGACCGCGCTCGCGGTGGCCGGGGTGGGCACGCTGGTGCTCGCCAGTCCCAGCGGCACGGGGAACGCCGCGGACGCGGCGCTGGGCGCGGCGCTCGCGCTGGCCGCCGGGCTGGGCTACGCGGTCTACACGGTCTGCGCGGCCAGGATGATCTCCGCGGGGCAGCGCTCGGACGGGGTGATGGGCCTGCTGTTCGCCGGTGGCGGGCTGGTGCTGCTGCCGATGTTGCTGTGGCGCTGGCCGGGCGGGCTGGACGGCGGCGACCCGGCCTGGCTGTCCGGGCTGGCCGTGGTCGGCTACCTGGTGCTGGTGCCCACCGTGCTGGCCTACCTGCTCTTCGGCGCGGGGCTGCGGGTGCTGCCCGCGGCCACCGTGGCCACGCTCACCCTGGCCGAGCCGGTGGTGGCCGCGCTGCTGGGCGTGCTGGTGCTGGGCGAGCCGTTCACCGCCGGCGGTGGGATCGGCGCGCTGCTGGTGCTGGCCGGGCTGGGGCTGCTCGCGCTGCCCAGCCGGGCGAAGCGGCGGGAACCCGTGGTCCCCGCCGCCTGA